A genome region from Panthera uncia isolate 11264 chromosome A3 unlocalized genomic scaffold, Puncia_PCG_1.0 HiC_scaffold_11, whole genome shotgun sequence includes the following:
- the LOC125936457 gene encoding serine/threonine-protein phosphatase 4 regulatory subunit 1-like isoform X1, translated as MAEIPLYFVDLHDDLEDYGFEDYGPDRDSMRLTAFLDVPGQGNLPPLARLEKYAFSENVFNRQIIARGLNDILRDFSNNEEDFLTVMEIVVRLSEDAEPTVRTDLMEQIPPIAVFLQENRSNFPGVLTDCLTPIVVRYLTDPSNQVRKSSQEVLLILLEQDLISQHDIENKVCPILLALSAPDSDDEYKAEAVNIICKLASVLNKSTVERLLLPRFCELCGDGKLFQVRKVCATNFGDICHAVGQEATEKFLIPKFLELCSDNVWGMRKACAECFMAVSYSASPEVRRAQLSPLFIRLISDPCRWVRQAAFQSLGPFISTFANPPRAGLYIGEDGPLSIRPPARGLDSDFTPGSPGTGSCGSTSSACSARPARTEPDLPTEGTSAGTSNFPCRSSSRGMMGNSVEDSALAGAELTGLSPEASATLKLPERNDLPVNSHPGPGSWTCPESPEDVFDNFLYWRTPLPDISKDLEELLLSEAGPREKGCSRPEAVQNSCVARSEIQKVLDSLQEHVMDDPDVQAQVQVLSAALRAAQLDSVNEPAHKPTEGLNEVSVSDPSPASDNQMALSASSSQKELSVARILQSTDPGEPCGGVRDPLETEQRHLPAPLEENKSKLQDVIPQPLLDQYVSMTDPARAQTVDTDIAKHCAYSLPGVALTLGRQNWHCLKDTYETLASDVQWKVRRTLAFSIHELAAILGDQLTAADLVPIFNGFLKDLDEVRIGILKHLYDFLKLLHEDKRREYLYQLQEFVVTDNSRNWRFRYELAEQLLLILELYNPHDVYDYLMHIALKLCADKVSEVRWISFKLVVAILQKFYSHSESALGLAFVHELIVRFRHCAKWVGRQAFAFICQAVVSEECIPADQFVEHLLPSLLSLVSDPVPNVRVLLARALRQTLLEKAYLRNAGNPHLEVIEETVLALQSDPDPDVSFFATLQPKRRSTADSRVLEERN; from the exons TCAGATTATTGCCAGAGGGCTGAATGACATCCTCCGGGACTTCAGTAACAACGAGGAGGACTTCTTAACGGTCATGGAGATTGTGGTCAGATTGTCAGAAGACGCAG AGCCCACGGTGCGGACCGACCTGATGGAACAGATTCCTCCCATTGCCGTCTTTTTACAAGAAAACAGATCAAATTTTCCAGGGGTGCTCACTGACTGTCTTACACCGATCGTAGTGAGGTACCTCACGGATCCGAGCAACCAG GTTAGAAAGTCAAGTCAGGAAGTGCTCTTGATTCTTCTGGAACAAGATCTAATTTCCCAGCACGATATTGAAAACAAAGTGTGTCCGATCCTGCTGGCACTCTCTGCCCCAGACAGCGACGACGAATATAAAGCAGAAGCCGTGAAC ATCATCTGCAAACTGGCTTCGGTGCTGAACAAGAGCACAGTTGAACGCCTGCTGCTCCCTCGCTTCTGTGAACTGTGTGGGGACGGGAAGCTCTTTCAAGTTCGGAAG GTGTGTGCTACAAATTTTGGTGATATTTGTCATGCCGTTGGACAAGAAGCCACTGAGAAATTTCTG ATCCCAAAGTTTTTGGAGCTCTGCTCAGATAATGTGTGGGGGATGCGAAAAGCCTGTGCGGAGTGCTTCATGGCTGTGTCCTACAGCGCGTCCCCGGAGGTCCGCAGAGCGCAGCTGTCACCCCTCTTCATCAGACTCATCAGCGACCCCTGCCGATGG GTGCGCCAGGCGGCCTTCCAGTCCCTGGGCCCCTTCATTTCCACCTTCGCGAACCCCCCCAGGGCTGGCCTTTATATTGGAGAAGACGGCCCCCTCAGCATCCGACCACCGGCTCGGGGCCTGGACTCTGACTTCACCCCGGGGTCGCCCGGCACAGGCAGTTGTGGAAGCACGTCCTCGGCCTG TTCCGCAAGGCCGGCGCGCACGGAGCCAGACCTGCCCACGGAAGGCACGTCCGCGGGAACCAGCAATTTCCCGTGCCGTAGCTCCTCTCGTGGCATGATGGGAAACTCAGTGGAAGACTCTGCCTTGGCTGGAGCTGAGCTGACCGGGCTCTCCCCAGAGGCCAGTGCCACCCTCAAGCTCCCTGAGAGGAACGACCTCCCCGTCAACAGCCACCCTGGACCCGGCTCTTGGACCTGCCCAGAGAGTCCTGAGGACGTATTCGATAATTTCCTCTATTGGCGAACTCCTCTCCCTGACATAAGCAAGGACCTAGAAGAGCTGCTTCTGAGCGAGGCTGGGCCACGCGAAAAAGGCTGCAGCAGACCCGAGGCTGTGCAAAACAGCTGCGTGGCCAGGAGCGAGATTCAGAAAGTCCTTGATAGTTTACAGGAGCATGTGATGGATGATCCAGATGTTCAAG CTCAGGTTCAGGTATTATCAGCTGCACTGAGAGCCGCACAGCTTGACTCTGTGAATGAGCCCGCGCACAAGCCGACAGAAGGTCTAAATGAAGTGTCCGTTTCagatcccagccctgcctctgacAATCAGATGGCTCTGTCGGCTTCATCATCGCAGAAGGAGCTCTCCGTGGCCAGGATATTACAAAGCACA GACCCTGGCGAACCCTGCGGTGGAGTCAGGGACCCTCTGGAGACCGAGCAGAGGCATCTCCCCGCCCCACTCGAGGAGAATAAATCTAAATTACAG GATGTAATACCTCAGCCCCTGCTAGATCAGTACGTGTCGATGACTGACCCAGCTCGAGCCCAGACTGTCGATACCGACATCGCCAAGCACTGCGCCTACAGCCTCCCGGGGGTGGCGCTTACCTTGGGCAGGCAAAACTGGCATTGCCTCAAAGATACGTACGAAACGCTGGCTTCTGACGTGCAG TGGAAGGTGCGGCGGACCCTGGCCTTCTCTATTCACGAGCTGGCTGCGATTCTTGGGGACCAGCTAACAGCAGCTGACCTGGTGCCCATCTTCAACGGATTTTTAAAGGACCTGGATGAAGTACGAATAGGAATTCTCAAACACCTGTATGACTTTCTAAAG ttgCTTCATGAAGACAAGAGGAGAGAATATCTTTATCAGCTTCAAGAATTTGTAGTGACCGATAACAGCAGGAATTGGAGGTTTCGATATGAACTAGCAGA acaGCTGCTACTCATTTTGGAACTCTATAATCCCCATGATGTTTATGATTATTTAATGCATATTGCCTTGAAGTTGTGTGCAGATAAAGTTTCTGAAGTTCGATGGATCTCCTTCAAGCTT GTTGTGGCCATTCTGCAGAAGTTCTATTCACACAGTGAAAGTGCGTTGGGGTTAGCTTTCGTCCATGAGCTCATCGTAAGGTTCCGGCACTGTGCTAAGTGGGTTGGAAGGCAAGCTTTCGCTTTCATTTGTCAG GCGGTGGTGAGCGAGGAGTGTATCCCCGCAGACCAGTTTGTCGAACACTTACTCCCCAGTCTTTTAAGCCTCGTGTCAGATCCTGTGCCCAACGTGAGAGTTTTACTAGCCAGAGCTCTGCGGCAGACGCTGTTGGAAAAGG CGTATTTGAGAAATGCCGGTAACCCTCATCTTGAAGTCATTGAAGAGACCGTCCTGGCCCTGCAGTCCGACCCGGACCCAGACGTGTCCTTTTTTGCCACTCTCCAACCCAAGCGGCGGAGTACTGCAGACAGCCGTGTGCTAGAAGAGCGGAACTAA
- the LOC125936457 gene encoding serine/threonine-protein phosphatase 4 regulatory subunit 1-like isoform X4, whose translation MAEIPLYFVDLHDDLEDYGFEDYGPDRDSMRLTAFLDVPGQGNLPPLARLEKYAFSENVFNRQIIARGLNDILRDFSNNEEDFLTVMEIVVRLSEDAEPTVRTDLMEQIPPIAVFLQENRSNFPGVLTDCLTPIVVRYLTDPSNQVRKSSQEVLLILLEQDLISQHDIENKVCPILLALSAPDSDDEYKAEAVNIICKLASVLNKSTVERLLLPRFCELCGDGKLFQVRKVCATNFGDICHAVGQEATEKFLIPKFLELCSDNVWGMRKACAECFMAVSYSASPEVRRAQLSPLFIRLISDPCRWVRQAAFQSLGPFISTFANPPRAGLYIGEDGPLSIRPPARGLDSDFTPGSPGTGSCGSTSSACSARPARTEPDLPTEGTSAGTSNFPCRSSSRGMMGNSVEDSALAGAELTGLSPEASATLKLPERNDLPVNSHPGPGSWTCPESPEDVFDNFLYWRTPLPDISKDLEELLLSEAGPREKGCSRPEAVQNSCVARSEIQKVLDSLQEHVMDDPDVQDPSPASDNQMALSASSSQKELSVARILQSTDPGEPCGGVRDPLETEQRHLPAPLEENKSKLQDVIPQPLLDQYVSMTDPARAQTVDTDIAKHCAYSLPGVALTLGRQNWHCLKDTYETLASDVQWKVRRTLAFSIHELAAILGDQLTAADLVPIFNGFLKDLDEVRIGILKHLYDFLKLLHEDKRREYLYQLQEFVVTDNSRNWRFRYELAEQLLLILELYNPHDVYDYLMHIALKLCADKVSEVRWISFKLVVAILQKFYSHSESALGLAFVHELIVRFRHCAKWVGRQAFAFICQAVVSEECIPADQFVEHLLPSLLSLVSDPVPNVRVLLARALRQTLLEKAYLRNAGNPHLEVIEETVLALQSDPDPDVSFFATLQPKRRSTADSRVLEERN comes from the exons TCAGATTATTGCCAGAGGGCTGAATGACATCCTCCGGGACTTCAGTAACAACGAGGAGGACTTCTTAACGGTCATGGAGATTGTGGTCAGATTGTCAGAAGACGCAG AGCCCACGGTGCGGACCGACCTGATGGAACAGATTCCTCCCATTGCCGTCTTTTTACAAGAAAACAGATCAAATTTTCCAGGGGTGCTCACTGACTGTCTTACACCGATCGTAGTGAGGTACCTCACGGATCCGAGCAACCAG GTTAGAAAGTCAAGTCAGGAAGTGCTCTTGATTCTTCTGGAACAAGATCTAATTTCCCAGCACGATATTGAAAACAAAGTGTGTCCGATCCTGCTGGCACTCTCTGCCCCAGACAGCGACGACGAATATAAAGCAGAAGCCGTGAAC ATCATCTGCAAACTGGCTTCGGTGCTGAACAAGAGCACAGTTGAACGCCTGCTGCTCCCTCGCTTCTGTGAACTGTGTGGGGACGGGAAGCTCTTTCAAGTTCGGAAG GTGTGTGCTACAAATTTTGGTGATATTTGTCATGCCGTTGGACAAGAAGCCACTGAGAAATTTCTG ATCCCAAAGTTTTTGGAGCTCTGCTCAGATAATGTGTGGGGGATGCGAAAAGCCTGTGCGGAGTGCTTCATGGCTGTGTCCTACAGCGCGTCCCCGGAGGTCCGCAGAGCGCAGCTGTCACCCCTCTTCATCAGACTCATCAGCGACCCCTGCCGATGG GTGCGCCAGGCGGCCTTCCAGTCCCTGGGCCCCTTCATTTCCACCTTCGCGAACCCCCCCAGGGCTGGCCTTTATATTGGAGAAGACGGCCCCCTCAGCATCCGACCACCGGCTCGGGGCCTGGACTCTGACTTCACCCCGGGGTCGCCCGGCACAGGCAGTTGTGGAAGCACGTCCTCGGCCTG TTCCGCAAGGCCGGCGCGCACGGAGCCAGACCTGCCCACGGAAGGCACGTCCGCGGGAACCAGCAATTTCCCGTGCCGTAGCTCCTCTCGTGGCATGATGGGAAACTCAGTGGAAGACTCTGCCTTGGCTGGAGCTGAGCTGACCGGGCTCTCCCCAGAGGCCAGTGCCACCCTCAAGCTCCCTGAGAGGAACGACCTCCCCGTCAACAGCCACCCTGGACCCGGCTCTTGGACCTGCCCAGAGAGTCCTGAGGACGTATTCGATAATTTCCTCTATTGGCGAACTCCTCTCCCTGACATAAGCAAGGACCTAGAAGAGCTGCTTCTGAGCGAGGCTGGGCCACGCGAAAAAGGCTGCAGCAGACCCGAGGCTGTGCAAAACAGCTGCGTGGCCAGGAGCGAGATTCAGAAAGTCCTTGATAGTTTACAGGAGCATGTGATGGATGATCCAGATGTTCAAG atcccagccctgcctctgacAATCAGATGGCTCTGTCGGCTTCATCATCGCAGAAGGAGCTCTCCGTGGCCAGGATATTACAAAGCACA GACCCTGGCGAACCCTGCGGTGGAGTCAGGGACCCTCTGGAGACCGAGCAGAGGCATCTCCCCGCCCCACTCGAGGAGAATAAATCTAAATTACAG GATGTAATACCTCAGCCCCTGCTAGATCAGTACGTGTCGATGACTGACCCAGCTCGAGCCCAGACTGTCGATACCGACATCGCCAAGCACTGCGCCTACAGCCTCCCGGGGGTGGCGCTTACCTTGGGCAGGCAAAACTGGCATTGCCTCAAAGATACGTACGAAACGCTGGCTTCTGACGTGCAG TGGAAGGTGCGGCGGACCCTGGCCTTCTCTATTCACGAGCTGGCTGCGATTCTTGGGGACCAGCTAACAGCAGCTGACCTGGTGCCCATCTTCAACGGATTTTTAAAGGACCTGGATGAAGTACGAATAGGAATTCTCAAACACCTGTATGACTTTCTAAAG ttgCTTCATGAAGACAAGAGGAGAGAATATCTTTATCAGCTTCAAGAATTTGTAGTGACCGATAACAGCAGGAATTGGAGGTTTCGATATGAACTAGCAGA acaGCTGCTACTCATTTTGGAACTCTATAATCCCCATGATGTTTATGATTATTTAATGCATATTGCCTTGAAGTTGTGTGCAGATAAAGTTTCTGAAGTTCGATGGATCTCCTTCAAGCTT GTTGTGGCCATTCTGCAGAAGTTCTATTCACACAGTGAAAGTGCGTTGGGGTTAGCTTTCGTCCATGAGCTCATCGTAAGGTTCCGGCACTGTGCTAAGTGGGTTGGAAGGCAAGCTTTCGCTTTCATTTGTCAG GCGGTGGTGAGCGAGGAGTGTATCCCCGCAGACCAGTTTGTCGAACACTTACTCCCCAGTCTTTTAAGCCTCGTGTCAGATCCTGTGCCCAACGTGAGAGTTTTACTAGCCAGAGCTCTGCGGCAGACGCTGTTGGAAAAGG CGTATTTGAGAAATGCCGGTAACCCTCATCTTGAAGTCATTGAAGAGACCGTCCTGGCCCTGCAGTCCGACCCGGACCCAGACGTGTCCTTTTTTGCCACTCTCCAACCCAAGCGGCGGAGTACTGCAGACAGCCGTGTGCTAGAAGAGCGGAACTAA
- the LOC125936457 gene encoding serine/threonine-protein phosphatase 4 regulatory subunit 1-like isoform X2 — translation MRLTAFLDVPGQGNLPPLARLEKYAFSENVFNRQIIARGLNDILRDFSNNEEDFLTVMEIVVRLSEDAEPTVRTDLMEQIPPIAVFLQENRSNFPGVLTDCLTPIVVRYLTDPSNQVRKSSQEVLLILLEQDLISQHDIENKVCPILLALSAPDSDDEYKAEAVNIICKLASVLNKSTVERLLLPRFCELCGDGKLFQVRKVCATNFGDICHAVGQEATEKFLIPKFLELCSDNVWGMRKACAECFMAVSYSASPEVRRAQLSPLFIRLISDPCRWVRQAAFQSLGPFISTFANPPRAGLYIGEDGPLSIRPPARGLDSDFTPGSPGTGSCGSTSSACSARPARTEPDLPTEGTSAGTSNFPCRSSSRGMMGNSVEDSALAGAELTGLSPEASATLKLPERNDLPVNSHPGPGSWTCPESPEDVFDNFLYWRTPLPDISKDLEELLLSEAGPREKGCSRPEAVQNSCVARSEIQKVLDSLQEHVMDDPDVQAQVQVLSAALRAAQLDSVNEPAHKPTEGLNEVSVSDPSPASDNQMALSASSSQKELSVARILQSTDPGEPCGGVRDPLETEQRHLPAPLEENKSKLQDVIPQPLLDQYVSMTDPARAQTVDTDIAKHCAYSLPGVALTLGRQNWHCLKDTYETLASDVQWKVRRTLAFSIHELAAILGDQLTAADLVPIFNGFLKDLDEVRIGILKHLYDFLKLLHEDKRREYLYQLQEFVVTDNSRNWRFRYELAEQLLLILELYNPHDVYDYLMHIALKLCADKVSEVRWISFKLVVAILQKFYSHSESALGLAFVHELIVRFRHCAKWVGRQAFAFICQAVVSEECIPADQFVEHLLPSLLSLVSDPVPNVRVLLARALRQTLLEKAYLRNAGNPHLEVIEETVLALQSDPDPDVSFFATLQPKRRSTADSRVLEERN, via the exons TCAGATTATTGCCAGAGGGCTGAATGACATCCTCCGGGACTTCAGTAACAACGAGGAGGACTTCTTAACGGTCATGGAGATTGTGGTCAGATTGTCAGAAGACGCAG AGCCCACGGTGCGGACCGACCTGATGGAACAGATTCCTCCCATTGCCGTCTTTTTACAAGAAAACAGATCAAATTTTCCAGGGGTGCTCACTGACTGTCTTACACCGATCGTAGTGAGGTACCTCACGGATCCGAGCAACCAG GTTAGAAAGTCAAGTCAGGAAGTGCTCTTGATTCTTCTGGAACAAGATCTAATTTCCCAGCACGATATTGAAAACAAAGTGTGTCCGATCCTGCTGGCACTCTCTGCCCCAGACAGCGACGACGAATATAAAGCAGAAGCCGTGAAC ATCATCTGCAAACTGGCTTCGGTGCTGAACAAGAGCACAGTTGAACGCCTGCTGCTCCCTCGCTTCTGTGAACTGTGTGGGGACGGGAAGCTCTTTCAAGTTCGGAAG GTGTGTGCTACAAATTTTGGTGATATTTGTCATGCCGTTGGACAAGAAGCCACTGAGAAATTTCTG ATCCCAAAGTTTTTGGAGCTCTGCTCAGATAATGTGTGGGGGATGCGAAAAGCCTGTGCGGAGTGCTTCATGGCTGTGTCCTACAGCGCGTCCCCGGAGGTCCGCAGAGCGCAGCTGTCACCCCTCTTCATCAGACTCATCAGCGACCCCTGCCGATGG GTGCGCCAGGCGGCCTTCCAGTCCCTGGGCCCCTTCATTTCCACCTTCGCGAACCCCCCCAGGGCTGGCCTTTATATTGGAGAAGACGGCCCCCTCAGCATCCGACCACCGGCTCGGGGCCTGGACTCTGACTTCACCCCGGGGTCGCCCGGCACAGGCAGTTGTGGAAGCACGTCCTCGGCCTG TTCCGCAAGGCCGGCGCGCACGGAGCCAGACCTGCCCACGGAAGGCACGTCCGCGGGAACCAGCAATTTCCCGTGCCGTAGCTCCTCTCGTGGCATGATGGGAAACTCAGTGGAAGACTCTGCCTTGGCTGGAGCTGAGCTGACCGGGCTCTCCCCAGAGGCCAGTGCCACCCTCAAGCTCCCTGAGAGGAACGACCTCCCCGTCAACAGCCACCCTGGACCCGGCTCTTGGACCTGCCCAGAGAGTCCTGAGGACGTATTCGATAATTTCCTCTATTGGCGAACTCCTCTCCCTGACATAAGCAAGGACCTAGAAGAGCTGCTTCTGAGCGAGGCTGGGCCACGCGAAAAAGGCTGCAGCAGACCCGAGGCTGTGCAAAACAGCTGCGTGGCCAGGAGCGAGATTCAGAAAGTCCTTGATAGTTTACAGGAGCATGTGATGGATGATCCAGATGTTCAAG CTCAGGTTCAGGTATTATCAGCTGCACTGAGAGCCGCACAGCTTGACTCTGTGAATGAGCCCGCGCACAAGCCGACAGAAGGTCTAAATGAAGTGTCCGTTTCagatcccagccctgcctctgacAATCAGATGGCTCTGTCGGCTTCATCATCGCAGAAGGAGCTCTCCGTGGCCAGGATATTACAAAGCACA GACCCTGGCGAACCCTGCGGTGGAGTCAGGGACCCTCTGGAGACCGAGCAGAGGCATCTCCCCGCCCCACTCGAGGAGAATAAATCTAAATTACAG GATGTAATACCTCAGCCCCTGCTAGATCAGTACGTGTCGATGACTGACCCAGCTCGAGCCCAGACTGTCGATACCGACATCGCCAAGCACTGCGCCTACAGCCTCCCGGGGGTGGCGCTTACCTTGGGCAGGCAAAACTGGCATTGCCTCAAAGATACGTACGAAACGCTGGCTTCTGACGTGCAG TGGAAGGTGCGGCGGACCCTGGCCTTCTCTATTCACGAGCTGGCTGCGATTCTTGGGGACCAGCTAACAGCAGCTGACCTGGTGCCCATCTTCAACGGATTTTTAAAGGACCTGGATGAAGTACGAATAGGAATTCTCAAACACCTGTATGACTTTCTAAAG ttgCTTCATGAAGACAAGAGGAGAGAATATCTTTATCAGCTTCAAGAATTTGTAGTGACCGATAACAGCAGGAATTGGAGGTTTCGATATGAACTAGCAGA acaGCTGCTACTCATTTTGGAACTCTATAATCCCCATGATGTTTATGATTATTTAATGCATATTGCCTTGAAGTTGTGTGCAGATAAAGTTTCTGAAGTTCGATGGATCTCCTTCAAGCTT GTTGTGGCCATTCTGCAGAAGTTCTATTCACACAGTGAAAGTGCGTTGGGGTTAGCTTTCGTCCATGAGCTCATCGTAAGGTTCCGGCACTGTGCTAAGTGGGTTGGAAGGCAAGCTTTCGCTTTCATTTGTCAG GCGGTGGTGAGCGAGGAGTGTATCCCCGCAGACCAGTTTGTCGAACACTTACTCCCCAGTCTTTTAAGCCTCGTGTCAGATCCTGTGCCCAACGTGAGAGTTTTACTAGCCAGAGCTCTGCGGCAGACGCTGTTGGAAAAGG CGTATTTGAGAAATGCCGGTAACCCTCATCTTGAAGTCATTGAAGAGACCGTCCTGGCCCTGCAGTCCGACCCGGACCCAGACGTGTCCTTTTTTGCCACTCTCCAACCCAAGCGGCGGAGTACTGCAGACAGCCGTGTGCTAGAAGAGCGGAACTAA
- the LOC125936457 gene encoding serine/threonine-protein phosphatase 4 regulatory subunit 1-like isoform X3, producing the protein MAEIPLYFVDLHDDLEDYGFEDYGPDRDSMRLTAFLDVPGQGNLPPLARLEKYAFSENVFNRQIIARGLNDILRDFSNNEEDFLTVMEIVVRLSEDAEPTVRTDLMEQIPPIAVFLQENRSNFPGVLTDCLTPIVVRYLTDPSNQVRKSSQEVLLILLEQDLISQHDIENKVCPILLALSAPDSDDEYKAEAVNIICKLASVLNKSTVERLLLPRFCELCGDGKLFQVRKVCATNFGDICHAVGQEATEKFLIPKFLELCSDNVWGMRKACAECFMAVSYSASPEVRRAQLSPLFIRLISDPCRWVRQAAFQSLGPFISTFANPPRAGLYIGEDGPLSIRPPARGLDSDFTPGSPGTGSCGSTSSACSARPARTEPDLPTEGTSAGTSNFPCRSSSRGMMGNSVEDSALAGAELTGLSPEASATLKLPERNDLPVNSHPGPGSWTCPESPEDVFDNFLYWRTPLPDISKDLEELLLSEAGPREKGCSRPEAVQNSCVARSEIQKVLDSLQEHVMDDPDVQAQVQVLSAALRAAQLDSVNEPAHKPTEGLNEVSVSDPSPASDNQMALSASSSQKELSVARILQSTDVIPQPLLDQYVSMTDPARAQTVDTDIAKHCAYSLPGVALTLGRQNWHCLKDTYETLASDVQWKVRRTLAFSIHELAAILGDQLTAADLVPIFNGFLKDLDEVRIGILKHLYDFLKLLHEDKRREYLYQLQEFVVTDNSRNWRFRYELAEQLLLILELYNPHDVYDYLMHIALKLCADKVSEVRWISFKLVVAILQKFYSHSESALGLAFVHELIVRFRHCAKWVGRQAFAFICQAVVSEECIPADQFVEHLLPSLLSLVSDPVPNVRVLLARALRQTLLEKAYLRNAGNPHLEVIEETVLALQSDPDPDVSFFATLQPKRRSTADSRVLEERN; encoded by the exons TCAGATTATTGCCAGAGGGCTGAATGACATCCTCCGGGACTTCAGTAACAACGAGGAGGACTTCTTAACGGTCATGGAGATTGTGGTCAGATTGTCAGAAGACGCAG AGCCCACGGTGCGGACCGACCTGATGGAACAGATTCCTCCCATTGCCGTCTTTTTACAAGAAAACAGATCAAATTTTCCAGGGGTGCTCACTGACTGTCTTACACCGATCGTAGTGAGGTACCTCACGGATCCGAGCAACCAG GTTAGAAAGTCAAGTCAGGAAGTGCTCTTGATTCTTCTGGAACAAGATCTAATTTCCCAGCACGATATTGAAAACAAAGTGTGTCCGATCCTGCTGGCACTCTCTGCCCCAGACAGCGACGACGAATATAAAGCAGAAGCCGTGAAC ATCATCTGCAAACTGGCTTCGGTGCTGAACAAGAGCACAGTTGAACGCCTGCTGCTCCCTCGCTTCTGTGAACTGTGTGGGGACGGGAAGCTCTTTCAAGTTCGGAAG GTGTGTGCTACAAATTTTGGTGATATTTGTCATGCCGTTGGACAAGAAGCCACTGAGAAATTTCTG ATCCCAAAGTTTTTGGAGCTCTGCTCAGATAATGTGTGGGGGATGCGAAAAGCCTGTGCGGAGTGCTTCATGGCTGTGTCCTACAGCGCGTCCCCGGAGGTCCGCAGAGCGCAGCTGTCACCCCTCTTCATCAGACTCATCAGCGACCCCTGCCGATGG GTGCGCCAGGCGGCCTTCCAGTCCCTGGGCCCCTTCATTTCCACCTTCGCGAACCCCCCCAGGGCTGGCCTTTATATTGGAGAAGACGGCCCCCTCAGCATCCGACCACCGGCTCGGGGCCTGGACTCTGACTTCACCCCGGGGTCGCCCGGCACAGGCAGTTGTGGAAGCACGTCCTCGGCCTG TTCCGCAAGGCCGGCGCGCACGGAGCCAGACCTGCCCACGGAAGGCACGTCCGCGGGAACCAGCAATTTCCCGTGCCGTAGCTCCTCTCGTGGCATGATGGGAAACTCAGTGGAAGACTCTGCCTTGGCTGGAGCTGAGCTGACCGGGCTCTCCCCAGAGGCCAGTGCCACCCTCAAGCTCCCTGAGAGGAACGACCTCCCCGTCAACAGCCACCCTGGACCCGGCTCTTGGACCTGCCCAGAGAGTCCTGAGGACGTATTCGATAATTTCCTCTATTGGCGAACTCCTCTCCCTGACATAAGCAAGGACCTAGAAGAGCTGCTTCTGAGCGAGGCTGGGCCACGCGAAAAAGGCTGCAGCAGACCCGAGGCTGTGCAAAACAGCTGCGTGGCCAGGAGCGAGATTCAGAAAGTCCTTGATAGTTTACAGGAGCATGTGATGGATGATCCAGATGTTCAAG CTCAGGTTCAGGTATTATCAGCTGCACTGAGAGCCGCACAGCTTGACTCTGTGAATGAGCCCGCGCACAAGCCGACAGAAGGTCTAAATGAAGTGTCCGTTTCagatcccagccctgcctctgacAATCAGATGGCTCTGTCGGCTTCATCATCGCAGAAGGAGCTCTCCGTGGCCAGGATATTACAAAGCACA GATGTAATACCTCAGCCCCTGCTAGATCAGTACGTGTCGATGACTGACCCAGCTCGAGCCCAGACTGTCGATACCGACATCGCCAAGCACTGCGCCTACAGCCTCCCGGGGGTGGCGCTTACCTTGGGCAGGCAAAACTGGCATTGCCTCAAAGATACGTACGAAACGCTGGCTTCTGACGTGCAG TGGAAGGTGCGGCGGACCCTGGCCTTCTCTATTCACGAGCTGGCTGCGATTCTTGGGGACCAGCTAACAGCAGCTGACCTGGTGCCCATCTTCAACGGATTTTTAAAGGACCTGGATGAAGTACGAATAGGAATTCTCAAACACCTGTATGACTTTCTAAAG ttgCTTCATGAAGACAAGAGGAGAGAATATCTTTATCAGCTTCAAGAATTTGTAGTGACCGATAACAGCAGGAATTGGAGGTTTCGATATGAACTAGCAGA acaGCTGCTACTCATTTTGGAACTCTATAATCCCCATGATGTTTATGATTATTTAATGCATATTGCCTTGAAGTTGTGTGCAGATAAAGTTTCTGAAGTTCGATGGATCTCCTTCAAGCTT GTTGTGGCCATTCTGCAGAAGTTCTATTCACACAGTGAAAGTGCGTTGGGGTTAGCTTTCGTCCATGAGCTCATCGTAAGGTTCCGGCACTGTGCTAAGTGGGTTGGAAGGCAAGCTTTCGCTTTCATTTGTCAG GCGGTGGTGAGCGAGGAGTGTATCCCCGCAGACCAGTTTGTCGAACACTTACTCCCCAGTCTTTTAAGCCTCGTGTCAGATCCTGTGCCCAACGTGAGAGTTTTACTAGCCAGAGCTCTGCGGCAGACGCTGTTGGAAAAGG CGTATTTGAGAAATGCCGGTAACCCTCATCTTGAAGTCATTGAAGAGACCGTCCTGGCCCTGCAGTCCGACCCGGACCCAGACGTGTCCTTTTTTGCCACTCTCCAACCCAAGCGGCGGAGTACTGCAGACAGCCGTGTGCTAGAAGAGCGGAACTAA